A single window of Chloracidobacterium sp. DNA harbors:
- a CDS encoding VCBS repeat-containing protein — MTKTQKSLIRTLIIATTAALALVFSLFVTPGTFGLETSVSAQENLAATRDRQSIDNSDIAPQACSLSGTLGTAPSGGSTGNLTTRLFRAGPSAAATCSGAVYPGTNDSGAFLYNVHNITNTFSTPACVTFTLVNASTENLAVAAFRQPFVAGDISSSGRYLGDPGVSTGVTTSTRVITFQTIIPANTSIAVVVFSTVASVGNGTPYTLSVSSTNWNSTCGTGSGLINYTGPAVPIPDNVPAGVDISLPVAGIGRIRDLQFTFPFQAGCDATAGNTNAAVDHTFIGDLTFKLTSPKGTTVTFMSRRGGSRDNICSFDLKDQFNNPLVSTITSQNGQVLSGIFQPEPDGRFTKFRGENADGIWKLNVSDNSVLDSGNLRRFGLYFTGFVFPSNDLDNDGISDISVSRSNGGVREWWLRRSQNTGVSAFSFGLPSDKIVPGDYTGDGNLDLAVWRPSNGNWLILRSEDFSFYAFPFGANGDKPVPADYDSDGKMDAAVFRPAGATWYISQSAGGTVIQSFGLSSDAPVPADYDGDNKADLAIFRTNGANKEWWYQRSSDNTVTAATFGVAGDKAVPGDYTGDGKVDFAVWRPSNGNWFVLRSEDFSFYAFPFGSTNDIPVPGDYDGDLITDAAVFRPSGATWYLNRSQTGVQIQQFGLSTDTPLASAYIP, encoded by the coding sequence ATGACAAAAACGCAAAAAAGTTTGATCAGAACGTTGATCATAGCTACGACCGCGGCTCTTGCACTGGTGTTTTCATTGTTTGTGACACCGGGAACGTTTGGCTTAGAAACCTCGGTTTCAGCACAGGAAAATTTGGCCGCCACGCGTGATCGACAAAGTATCGATAACAGTGACATTGCTCCTCAAGCCTGTAGTCTAAGCGGAACGCTCGGAACGGCACCCAGCGGAGGGTCAACGGGTAATCTTACGACCCGGCTTTTCAGAGCCGGGCCAAGTGCGGCTGCGACGTGTTCCGGGGCCGTGTATCCCGGGACTAATGATTCCGGTGCTTTTCTTTACAATGTTCATAACATTACCAATACATTTTCGACCCCGGCTTGCGTTACTTTTACCCTCGTCAACGCAAGTACGGAGAACCTTGCGGTGGCGGCATTCAGACAGCCCTTTGTTGCCGGAGATATTTCTAGTTCGGGCCGCTATCTGGGTGATCCCGGTGTAAGTACGGGCGTAACAACTAGCACAAGAGTTATTACATTTCAAACTATCATTCCTGCAAATACGAGCATCGCTGTAGTCGTTTTTTCGACAGTTGCCTCCGTGGGCAACGGAACGCCATATACCCTATCTGTCTCTTCAACCAATTGGAATTCAACTTGCGGGACGGGATCGGGACTCATAAACTACACCGGCCCCGCCGTTCCAATTCCCGACAACGTTCCAGCGGGTGTTGATATTTCGCTTCCTGTTGCCGGAATTGGCAGAATTCGGGACTTACAATTTACCTTTCCGTTCCAAGCAGGTTGTGATGCTACCGCCGGAAACACAAATGCGGCAGTTGATCATACATTTATCGGCGATCTGACATTTAAGCTCACGTCGCCAAAAGGAACGACGGTCACATTTATGAGTAGACGCGGCGGTAGTCGCGACAATATTTGCTCTTTCGACCTTAAAGATCAATTCAACAATCCATTGGTTTCGACCATAACGAGTCAAAACGGACAAGTGTTGTCGGGAATTTTCCAACCGGAACCGGATGGAAGATTCACGAAATTCAGAGGCGAAAATGCCGACGGCATCTGGAAACTGAACGTCAGCGATAATTCTGTTCTCGATAGCGGAAATTTACGGCGATTTGGATTATATTTTACGGGGTTTGTCTTTCCCAGCAACGATCTGGACAACGACGGAATATCCGATATTTCAGTCTCGCGTTCAAACGGCGGAGTCCGCGAGTGGTGGCTGCGTCGAAGTCAGAACACGGGTGTCTCGGCATTTTCCTTCGGGCTGCCGAGTGACAAGATAGTGCCGGGTGATTATACCGGCGACGGTAATTTGGATTTGGCGGTATGGCGGCCGTCAAATGGCAACTGGCTCATATTGCGAAGCGAAGATTTTTCCTTCTATGCCTTTCCGTTCGGCGCAAACGGTGATAAGCCCGTCCCTGCCGATTATGACAGCGATGGCAAAATGGACGCGGCGGTTTTCCGACCTGCCGGCGCGACCTGGTATATTTCACAATCGGCCGGCGGTACCGTCATTCAGTCCTTCGGGCTCAGCTCAGACGCACCGGTTCCGGCTGATTACGACGGTGATAACAAAGCCGATCTCGCAATTTTCCGTACCAATGGAGCAAACAAAGAGTGGTGGTATCAGAGATCCAGCGACAACACCGTTACCGCTGCGACCTTCGGCGTCGCGGGCGACAAAGCGGTTCCCGGCGATTATACGGGCGACGGCAAAGTTGACTTTGCAGTGTGGCGACCCTCCAACGGCAACTGGTTTGTTCTCAGAAGCGAAGATTTTTCCTTCTATGCCTTTCCGTTTGGATCGACTAACGATATTCCGGTTCCGGGCGATTACGATGGTGATCTAATCACCGATGCCGCCGTCTTCAGGCCGTCAGGAGCGACGTGGTATCTTAATCGATCACAGACAGGCGTCCAGATCCAACAATTCGGCCTAAGCACCGATACGCCACTTGCCAGCGCATATATTCCCTGA
- a CDS encoding M13 family metallopeptidase: protein MRTYFFRSMTTLAILTSMTLSVLAQSSGFDTTRMDKNVDACEDFFEYANGSWLRSTQIPPAEASWGTFNILRDRNDGTLKEVLESAVRTKSAKGSDTQMIGDMYATCIDEASIEKAGIKPISKYLKAIDKVKTAADLQREIAELHNFGFGVIFGFGAGPDLKASNNVIVNASQGGITLPNRDYYTQTDAKSVETRAKFVTYMTNMFKLLGDSESTAAANAAKVLDIQTRLAKASLTPVERRDPDSGYNKITVAGAQTLTPNFDWNAYFATRGVPAAGDFNVAPAKFFKEMNSMMTDVSIADWKTYMRWMVVNSSATSLPKAFSDENFNFFGKHLSGQKERQPRWKTCVQTVDRSLGEALGMEYAKRAFTPAAKARMNVLIDNLMASMKGRIEGLDWMSPETKVQAQAKLSTFKRKIGYPDVLRGYTGLEIKRDSYAGNLVRSNQFQIKRNMEDIGKPRDKSRMGMTPPTVNASYSSVNNDITFPAGILQPPFFNFDADDAINYGAIGGVIGHEITHGFDDSGSRFDADGNLKMWWTNADRAKFDERAACVVKQFDGYEVQPGLFINGKLTLGENIGDFAGLTVSYYAFQKSLDGKPRPANIDGFTPEQRFFLGWAQVWAGKYTPEAERQQVAGNPHALPRWRVNGPMSNMPEFAKAFGCKAPQKMIRPNACLIW from the coding sequence ATGAGAACATATTTTTTCCGATCGATGACGACGTTGGCGATTCTGACGTCTATGACACTTTCCGTCCTTGCCCAGAGCTCAGGTTTCGACACCACCAGAATGGACAAGAACGTCGATGCCTGTGAGGACTTTTTTGAATACGCCAACGGCTCTTGGCTCAGATCCACCCAGATACCGCCCGCAGAGGCGAGTTGGGGGACTTTCAATATTCTCCGTGACCGCAACGACGGTACGCTTAAAGAGGTACTCGAAAGTGCCGTCCGGACCAAGTCTGCAAAGGGCAGCGATACGCAGATGATCGGCGATATGTATGCGACCTGCATTGACGAAGCCTCGATCGAAAAGGCCGGGATCAAACCGATCAGCAAGTACCTAAAGGCAATTGACAAGGTCAAGACCGCCGCCGATCTGCAGCGTGAGATCGCCGAACTTCACAACTTCGGATTCGGGGTGATCTTCGGCTTTGGCGCAGGCCCCGACCTTAAGGCCTCGAACAATGTCATAGTTAACGCATCACAAGGCGGCATTACGCTGCCGAACCGTGATTACTATACTCAGACGGACGCAAAATCGGTCGAGACTCGTGCCAAATTTGTCACCTATATGACGAATATGTTCAAGCTCCTCGGCGATAGCGAATCCACCGCCGCAGCCAATGCGGCCAAGGTTCTGGATATCCAGACGCGGCTCGCCAAAGCTTCGTTGACGCCCGTCGAACGCCGCGATCCCGATAGCGGCTACAACAAGATCACGGTTGCCGGAGCGCAGACGTTGACGCCCAATTTTGACTGGAACGCATACTTCGCCACCCGCGGCGTTCCGGCCGCCGGCGACTTTAACGTCGCTCCGGCCAAGTTCTTTAAGGAAATGAACTCGATGATGACCGATGTATCCATCGCCGACTGGAAAACCTATATGCGTTGGATGGTGGTCAATTCGTCCGCAACCTCTCTGCCAAAAGCGTTTTCCGATGAGAATTTCAATTTCTTTGGCAAGCACCTGAGCGGACAGAAAGAACGTCAGCCACGATGGAAAACTTGTGTTCAGACCGTTGACCGATCGCTCGGCGAGGCACTTGGAATGGAGTATGCCAAGCGTGCGTTCACACCGGCGGCCAAGGCTCGTATGAATGTGCTGATCGACAACCTGATGGCGTCGATGAAGGGCCGCATCGAGGGCCTCGATTGGATGAGCCCGGAGACCAAGGTCCAGGCGCAGGCCAAACTTTCGACCTTTAAGCGTAAGATCGGCTACCCGGACGTGCTCCGCGGTTACACGGGCCTCGAGATCAAACGCGACTCGTACGCCGGCAATCTCGTCCGTTCCAACCAGTTTCAGATCAAGCGAAATATGGAGGACATCGGCAAACCGCGTGACAAGTCGCGTATGGGAATGACGCCGCCGACCGTCAACGCGTCATACTCGAGCGTCAATAACGACATCACATTTCCCGCCGGCATCCTGCAGCCGCCGTTCTTTAACTTTGACGCTGACGACGCGATCAACTACGGTGCTATCGGCGGCGTCATCGGCCACGAGATCACCCACGGGTTTGACGATTCGGGCAGCCGTTTCGACGCCGACGGTAACCTCAAAATGTGGTGGACCAACGCCGACCGTGCCAAGTTCGACGAGCGTGCAGCGTGCGTCGTCAAGCAGTTTGACGGCTACGAAGTCCAGCCCGGCCTGTTTATCAACGGCAAGTTGACGCTTGGCGAAAACATCGGCGACTTTGCCGGTCTGACGGTCTCGTACTACGCGTTTCAGAAATCGCTCGACGGCAAACCGCGTCCTGCCAATATTGACGGTTTCACACCGGAACAGCGTTTCTTCCTGGGTTGGGCTCAGGTCTGGGCCGGCAAATACACGCCCGAGGCCGAACGCCAACAGGTCGCCGGCAATCCGCACGCTCTCCCCCGCTGGCGTGTGAACGGACCGATGTCGAATATGCCCGAGTTCGCCAAAGCGTTTGGCTGCAAGGCCCCGCAAAAAATGATCCGTCCCAATGCCTGCCTGATCTGGTAA
- a CDS encoding 1-acyl-sn-glycerol-3-phosphate acyltransferase — protein MKTIRASIRIFMFAASTLGAYVIWFVGNLLIPNKVYWRQMIFNGWTWTFTKICGMKIEIIGTPPKPPYFLVCNHLSYADMAALRQAVVGVFVAKSEILTWPLAGAIIKSMGTVFIDRTNRRDIPRAGRQIIERLDAGEGVIVFPEGTTSKGEEVLPFNSSFLQFAAESDVPVSYAAVTYRTPDGAPPASTYVCWWEDISFFAHIWRMFKLSGFTTVINFGEAPIKNTDRKALAAELRQKVSDAFIPVV, from the coding sequence ATGAAGACAATACGAGCATCGATCCGAATCTTTATGTTTGCCGCGTCGACGCTCGGCGCTTACGTCATATGGTTTGTAGGAAATTTGCTCATTCCAAACAAAGTTTACTGGCGACAGATGATCTTTAATGGCTGGACCTGGACTTTTACAAAGATCTGCGGGATGAAGATCGAGATAATCGGCACGCCGCCAAAACCGCCTTATTTTCTGGTTTGCAATCACCTTAGTTACGCCGATATGGCCGCTCTGCGACAGGCGGTGGTCGGTGTTTTCGTTGCCAAGTCCGAGATCCTGACCTGGCCGCTTGCCGGTGCGATCATCAAGTCAATGGGAACTGTCTTCATCGACCGCACCAACCGCCGCGACATACCGCGTGCCGGCCGACAGATCATCGAAAGGCTCGATGCCGGCGAAGGCGTGATCGTCTTTCCGGAGGGCACAACGTCCAAGGGTGAGGAGGTTTTACCGTTCAATTCATCCTTTTTGCAGTTTGCCGCCGAATCGGACGTTCCCGTTTCTTATGCCGCGGTCACTTACCGCACACCTGACGGCGCACCTCCGGCGAGTACATATGTTTGCTGGTGGGAGGACATCAGCTTTTTCGCACATATTTGGCGAATGTTTAAGCTCTCGGGATTTACGACGGTGATCAATTTCGGTGAGGCTCCGATCAAGAATACCGACCGAAAAGCACTTGCCGCCGAGTTGCGGCAGAAAGTCTCGGATGCATTCATTCCGGTCGTCTAA
- a CDS encoding energy transducer TonB, with product MRSLQFIISRSSAIAALAFALLVWATAASGQTIAIVTPETNRIAERTADGLSNELAKTSDVLDLSLSRSAFDALSITTPFNMTARQSSVAATAVGCDYLIIIRAATMRRTALERPEYYESFASVFVISQKLGNLIDWSNSAFNGASIKESEDTLIGSMPKLAANIRAAIAAAGLAPAKQASAEIEEMPADGTPGALNFRSPIPYLRIKPEYTAIASFYDVAATVEIELTLASDGSILAAEVVRWAGFGLDGSALKAVRSMQWRPAERNGKTLPIRVLLRYNFKKLER from the coding sequence ATGAGATCGCTGCAATTTATCATAAGCCGTAGTTCGGCGATCGCGGCGTTAGCGTTTGCCCTGCTCGTTTGGGCCACTGCGGCATCCGGACAGACGATCGCGATCGTGACACCCGAGACAAATCGAATAGCCGAGCGGACGGCCGACGGGCTTTCGAACGAACTCGCCAAAACCTCGGATGTCCTCGACCTGTCATTAAGCCGCTCCGCATTTGACGCATTATCGATCACAACACCATTTAATATGACCGCCCGCCAGTCGAGCGTCGCTGCGACCGCTGTCGGATGTGACTATCTGATCATCATTCGCGCGGCGACGATGCGGCGGACCGCGCTCGAACGGCCTGAGTATTACGAGTCGTTCGCTTCCGTATTTGTGATATCGCAAAAGCTCGGCAACCTTATCGATTGGTCCAATTCCGCATTCAACGGCGCATCTATTAAGGAGTCCGAGGACACTTTGATCGGATCAATGCCAAAGCTTGCGGCGAATATCCGTGCGGCGATCGCGGCAGCCGGACTGGCTCCTGCCAAACAGGCGTCAGCCGAGATCGAGGAGATGCCCGCCGACGGTACACCGGGTGCCCTCAATTTTCGTTCGCCGATCCCATATTTGCGCATTAAGCCGGAGTACACCGCGATCGCCTCATTCTATGATGTGGCCGCGACCGTCGAGATCGAACTTACTCTGGCCTCGGATGGCTCGATCCTGGCGGCGGAAGTAGTCAGATGGGCGGGCTTCGGCCTCGATGGCTCGGCACTGAAAGCAGTGCGCTCGATGCAATGGCGTCCCGCCGAACGTAATGGCAAGACGTTGCCGATACGTGTTTTGCTACGATACAATTTCAAAAAGCTTGAGCGATAG
- a CDS encoding HD domain-containing protein yields MSERNYRDAVHNIIRLDNSSAEGKLIETLIDTVEFQRLRRIRQLGLAYFAYQSAEHSRFTHSLGAFHLATRTLERLNSKYTISYEHQTAVRVAALLHDIGHGAFSHVIESILGFHHEQFSIDTILSGDTDVGRVLSGFSRELAEDVAGIIRGDFRPLALTQLVSSQLDVDRMDYLLRDSLMSGAKYGIYDLEWIIKSIEIDEANDRLYIAAPGIYAVEDYLQARYYMFRQVYFHRTLRAAEAVLKSLLKRAIDVYAAGGDVWHRTGSAFEKILQKQRLSLSEHLSLDDTDVFFHIKQWQFSADQVLSDLASRFLDRRLFAAFDLDMPADKIHSFVREVEAVVSARGFDIKYYVSEDETGDAAYNFYTTDSADAKNLIFVEDGFARPSVREISEVSSAVRGLQQGYRIHRVCFPAELKDEIAAIYHKP; encoded by the coding sequence TTGTCAGAACGAAATTATCGAGATGCGGTTCATAATATTATCAGGCTGGACAATAGTTCCGCCGAAGGTAAACTGATCGAAACGCTGATCGACACCGTTGAATTTCAAAGGCTTAGGCGAATCCGCCAACTCGGCCTCGCATATTTCGCCTATCAGAGTGCCGAACACTCGCGATTCACTCATTCACTCGGCGCCTTTCATCTTGCTACCAGGACACTCGAGAGGCTCAACTCCAAATATACAATAAGTTACGAGCACCAAACTGCGGTGCGGGTCGCTGCCCTGCTTCACGACATTGGACACGGTGCATTCTCTCACGTGATCGAGTCTATCCTCGGATTTCACCACGAACAGTTTTCGATCGACACGATCCTGAGCGGCGACACTGATGTCGGACGAGTGCTCTCGGGCTTTTCGCGCGAACTAGCCGAGGACGTCGCCGGCATCATCCGCGGCGATTTCAGGCCGCTCGCTCTTACACAACTTGTTTCGTCGCAACTCGATGTGGACCGAATGGACTACTTGCTTCGCGATTCGCTTATGAGCGGTGCAAAGTACGGCATCTACGACCTGGAATGGATAATCAAATCGATCGAGATCGATGAGGCAAATGATCGGCTATACATTGCCGCACCCGGAATTTACGCGGTCGAGGATTATCTGCAGGCTCGCTACTATATGTTTCGCCAGGTCTATTTTCATCGAACGCTGAGAGCGGCCGAGGCCGTCCTGAAATCACTGCTCAAACGGGCGATCGATGTGTACGCCGCCGGCGGCGATGTCTGGCACCGAACCGGTTCCGCATTCGAAAAAATCCTGCAAAAACAGCGTCTATCATTGTCCGAACATCTTTCACTCGATGATACCGACGTTTTCTTTCATATCAAGCAATGGCAATTCTCGGCGGACCAGGTACTTTCGGACCTTGCGTCAAGATTTCTCGATCGTCGGCTGTTTGCTGCGTTCGATCTGGATATGCCGGCGGACAAGATCCATTCGTTTGTGCGGGAGGTCGAGGCCGTCGTGTCAGCCCGCGGCTTTGACATTAAATATTATGTCAGCGAAGACGAGACCGGCGACGCGGCATACAATTTCTACACGACGGATTCCGCCGATGCCAAAAACCTTATTTTCGTCGAGGATGGATTTGCCCGCCCGTCGGTCCGCGAGATATCCGAGGTCTCCTCTGCCGTTAGAGGGCTTCAGCAAGGATATCGGATTCACAGAGTATGCTTTCCGGCAGAACTAAAAGATGAGATCGCTGCAATTTATCATAAGCCGTAG
- a CDS encoding carboxypeptidase regulatory-like domain-containing protein — protein sequence MKIQRTIKVISMLILIAFAVSVSIAQETVGGIEITTKDTTGAVVPGVVITVTSGADTAGYKRTVTTDGSGYARLTQMPPGGYILTAAPISGFSETRTTARVELGKSSQVTLEMGIKSSVEVVVTSGDTVVDTGSSEISTSVSSAKIESLPVAGNFTSLLKIVPGVRPEALAGGFTIDGASGAENTFVIDGQEVTNYRNAGLNSNNNVPFALVQEFQVKSSGFNAEYGGATGGVVNVVTKGGNNQFHGDIGIGFEPSKLQGGNRPGLNRFTSGSVSNTTYVATNEYITAPKSQYLTTVPSVNLSGPILKNKVWFFASYSPTMFSQTVDSVYYSSAPSATRAVTGGERYTGKQRNEYSFGRIDASPFSKLRLTGTFLYNPLIQQGVIPYGTYAIGGTTSCVNFGGTIGSLCGNDLASRQGGFQSSKNVTGQAVYTPLSSIVATFRYSRGFLNEKLGNYFKPSGTRYICTSGNAAGTTTFGSEACTTGINDPANDQTFKDVSVRTNYEGDMSFLFNAGGRHELKGGYGHQAIYNDLLKNFTTRVYMQYGRPIDNDFNWSNLATPSAPICAVGQVVGCVLGHGALYRYGERGEGSNLNQAIYVQDKWQIGRRFTLNVGVRIEKESLPSFNGFAAPFAFGWGDKIAPRIGGAFDVFGDGKTKVFGSYGKFYDRLKFKMAQGSFGGNFYRVDFFEIAPNNAPYRSAYTPSTILGNFTDPIGGACAPTGFIGSGLSRCQNDYRVASNVPGVDIEDAGGIDVNLKPYQQREFTFGAEHELHKNWVIKGRYTNKKLLETVEDAGAISATGSEIYITGNPGKGLHAQFLQQFGYAEPYASARRDYNAVELQIERRLADNFYFNANYTYSRLRGNYSGLANSDEAGRSDPGVNRSFDLPMIGFVAKGGSDYGALGTDRPHVVNAYGGYNWIWKGTGNSTEFSAFQTFQSGTPQSTLINFIVPIFLNGRGDMGRTPMLYQTDFSVSHRYKFGTDKKYAVEANINLINAFDQATVTSLQTTLSNISLASFGAAQGYGCASGDYPCLLNKFNAGSLYTQINTNLNSNPLVFNAKNSSYGMANGYQGGRNVRFGFKFVF from the coding sequence ATGAAAATTCAGCGAACTATTAAAGTTATCTCAATGCTCATTCTTATCGCTTTTGCTGTGTCGGTCAGTATCGCACAGGAAACGGTAGGTGGTATCGAGATCACTACTAAGGACACAACCGGAGCCGTTGTTCCCGGCGTCGTCATCACTGTAACCAGTGGTGCGGACACTGCCGGTTACAAACGGACCGTCACAACCGACGGTTCGGGCTACGCGCGTCTTACACAGATGCCTCCGGGCGGATACATTCTGACGGCGGCTCCTATCTCAGGTTTTTCTGAGACTAGAACGACCGCTCGTGTCGAACTCGGAAAATCGAGTCAGGTAACCCTCGAAATGGGCATCAAGAGCTCAGTCGAGGTCGTTGTTACCTCAGGCGATACCGTTGTTGACACCGGTAGCTCGGAAATTTCGACATCGGTCAGCTCAGCTAAGATCGAGTCGCTTCCGGTTGCAGGTAACTTCACCTCGCTTCTCAAGATCGTTCCGGGCGTCCGTCCTGAAGCTCTCGCCGGTGGTTTCACCATCGACGGTGCCAGCGGTGCTGAGAACACATTTGTGATCGACGGCCAGGAAGTGACCAACTATCGTAACGCCGGTCTGAACTCGAACAACAACGTGCCTTTCGCACTCGTTCAGGAGTTTCAGGTCAAATCGAGTGGTTTCAACGCCGAGTACGGCGGTGCAACCGGCGGTGTGGTTAACGTTGTTACCAAGGGTGGAAACAACCAGTTTCACGGTGATATCGGAATCGGTTTTGAGCCTTCGAAACTTCAGGGCGGAAATCGTCCGGGCTTGAACCGTTTCACATCGGGCTCGGTCTCGAACACCACTTATGTCGCGACAAACGAGTACATTACGGCTCCGAAATCGCAGTACCTGACCACCGTTCCTTCGGTCAACCTCAGCGGTCCCATCCTCAAGAATAAAGTTTGGTTCTTTGCCAGCTATTCGCCGACGATGTTTTCGCAGACTGTTGACTCGGTTTATTACAGCTCAGCCCCGTCCGCTACTCGTGCGGTCACCGGCGGCGAGCGATATACCGGCAAGCAGAGGAATGAATACAGTTTTGGCCGTATCGATGCTTCGCCGTTCTCGAAACTGCGTTTGACCGGTACGTTCCTTTATAACCCGCTTATCCAGCAGGGTGTTATCCCCTATGGCACCTATGCTATCGGCGGAACGACCTCGTGCGTCAATTTTGGCGGCACCATCGGCAGTCTCTGCGGCAACGATCTCGCTAGCCGTCAGGGTGGATTCCAGTCATCCAAGAACGTTACGGGTCAGGCCGTTTACACGCCGCTCAGCAGCATTGTTGCAACGTTCCGATACTCGCGTGGTTTCTTGAACGAAAAACTTGGAAACTACTTTAAGCCGTCTGGTACACGTTATATTTGTACCTCAGGCAATGCAGCCGGTACCACGACGTTTGGTTCGGAAGCTTGTACGACCGGTATTAATGATCCTGCGAACGACCAGACCTTCAAGGACGTTTCGGTCCGCACCAATTACGAAGGCGATATGAGCTTCTTGTTCAACGCCGGCGGACGTCACGAACTCAAGGGTGGCTACGGTCATCAGGCTATCTACAACGACCTGTTGAAGAACTTCACGACGCGTGTTTACATGCAGTACGGTCGTCCTATCGATAACGATTTCAACTGGAGCAACCTCGCAACTCCGTCAGCTCCGATCTGTGCAGTAGGCCAGGTTGTCGGCTGTGTGCTCGGCCACGGTGCTCTTTATCGCTACGGCGAGAGAGGCGAAGGCAGCAATTTGAACCAGGCGATCTATGTCCAGGACAAATGGCAGATCGGTCGACGCTTTACCCTGAACGTCGGTGTCCGTATCGAAAAGGAATCGCTTCCGTCGTTTAACGGTTTTGCTGCTCCGTTCGCATTTGGATGGGGAGACAAGATCGCTCCGCGTATCGGTGGTGCATTTGACGTATTTGGCGATGGCAAGACCAAGGTCTTTGGTAGCTATGGCAAATTCTATGACCGTCTGAAATTCAAGATGGCACAGGGTTCGTTCGGTGGTAACTTCTACCGTGTGGACTTCTTTGAAATTGCTCCGAACAATGCGCCTTACCGCTCAGCATATACACCCTCGACAATTTTGGGTAATTTCACCGATCCGATCGGTGGTGCGTGTGCTCCGACCGGCTTTATCGGCAGCGGCCTCAGCCGTTGTCAGAATGACTACCGTGTTGCTTCGAACGTCCCCGGTGTTGACATCGAGGATGCCGGCGGCATCGACGTTAATCTGAAGCCGTATCAGCAGCGTGAATTCACCTTTGGTGCTGAGCACGAACTTCACAAAAACTGGGTCATCAAGGGCCGCTATACCAATAAGAAGCTACTTGAGACAGTCGAAGATGCTGGTGCTATCAGTGCAACCGGCAGTGAGATCTACATTACGGGTAACCCCGGAAAGGGACTTCACGCTCAATTCCTGCAACAGTTTGGCTATGCCGAACCGTATGCTTCGGCTCGTCGTGACTACAACGCAGTCGAGCTTCAAATTGAACGCCGTCTGGCTGACAACTTCTACTTCAATGCTAACTACACCTATAGCCGCCTTCGTGGTAACTATTCAGGTTTGGCTAACTCAGATGAAGCAGGACGTTCGGATCCGGGCGTAAACCGTAGCTTCGATCTTCCGATGATCGGATTCGTTGCTAAGGGTGGATCTGATTACGGTGCACTTGGAACCGATCGTCCGCATGTTGTTAATGCGTACGGCGGCTACAACTGGATCTGGAAAGGTACCGGTAACTCGACCGAGTTCAGTGCATTCCAGACATTCCAGTCGGGAACCCCGCAGTCGACCCTTATCAACTTTATCGTGCCGATCTTCTTGAACGGCCGTGGCGATATGGGCCGTACACCGATGCTCTATCAGACGGATTTCAGCGTTTCACATCGCTACAAATTCGGAACTGACAAGAAGTATGCGGTCGAAGCTAACATTAACTTGATCAATGCATTCGATCAGGCGACCGTGACAAGTCTTCAGACCACGCTTTCCAATATCTCCTTGGCTTCATTTGGAGCTGCTCAGGGATATGGTTGTGCGTCGGGTGACTATCCTTGTCTCTTGAACAAGTTTAATGCTGGTTCACTGTACACACAGATCAACACTAATCTGAATTCGAACCCCCTCGTGTTTAACGCTAAGAATAGCTCGTATGGCATGGCCAACGGTTATCAGGGTGGTCGTAATGTTCGTTTTGGTTTCAAATTTGTTTTCTAA